A single region of the Tachyglossus aculeatus isolate mTacAcu1 chromosome X1, mTacAcu1.pri, whole genome shotgun sequence genome encodes:
- the QRICH1 gene encoding glutamine-rich protein 1 isoform X4 has translation MNNSLENTISFEEYIRVKARSIPQHRMKEFLDSLASKGPEALQEFQQTATTTMVYQQGGNCIYTDSTEVAGSLLELACPVTTSVQQQTQQEQQIQVQQPQQVQVQVQVQQSPQQVSAQQLSPQLTVHQAADQPIQVQVQIQGQAQQQAPQAIQSQSLQNPSPSQLQAAQIQVQHVQTAQQIQAPEIQEEHIQHQQIQAQLVAGQAIAGGQQIQIQTVGALSPPPSQQGSPREGERRISTASVLQPVKKRKVDMPITVSYAISGQPVATVLAIPQGQQQSYVSLRPDLLTVDSAHLYSATGTITSPTGETWTIPVYSAQPRGDLQQQNITHIAIPQEAYNAVHVSGSPTALTAVKLEDDKDKMVGATSVVKNSHEEVVQTLANSLFPAQFMNGNIHIPVAVQAVAGTYQNTAQTVHIWDPQQQPTPQEQTPQQQQQQQQQQQLQVTCSEVPGELDEGVQVLWSQAQAVQVAEVEPQPQPQPSPELLLPNSLKPEEGLEVWKSWAQTKNAELEKEAQNRLAPIGRRQLLRFQEDLISSAVAELNYGLCLMTREARNGEGEAYDPDVLYYIFLCIQKYLFENGRVDDIFSDLYYVRFTEWLHEVLKDFQPRVTPLGYVLPSHVTEEMLWECKQLGAHSPSTLLTTLMFFNTNYR, from the exons ATGAATAATTCTTTGGAAAACACCATCTCCTTTGAAGAGTACATCCGGGTGAAAGCACGGTCAATCCCCCAGCACAGGATGAAGGAGTTCCTGGACTCCTTAGCTTCCAAGGGACCTGAAGCCCTCCAGGAGTTCCAGCAGACGGCTACCACCACCATGGTATACCAACAGGGTGGGAACTGCATTTACACAGATAGCACAGAAGTAGCTGGATCTTTGCTTGAACTTGCCTGTCCTGTTACCACCAGTGTCCAACAACAAACCCAACAAGAACAGCAGATTCAAGTTCAGCAGCCACAGCAGGTTCAG GTGCAGGTGCAGGTCCAGCAGTCCCCTCAGCAGGTGTCAGCCCAGCAGCTCTCTCCTCAGCTGACCGTCCATCAGGCTGCCGACCAGCCGATACAGGTCCAGGTGCAGATCCAAGGCCAGGCCCAGCAGCAGGCCCCCCAGGCCATTCAGAGTCAGTCTCTGCAGAACCCGAGCCCGTCTCAGCTTCAGGCAGCTCAGATCCAGGTGCAGCACGTGCAGACGGCCCAGCAGATTCAGGCCCCGGAGATCCAGGAGGAGCACATACAGCATCAACAGATCCAGGCCCAGCTCGTGGCGGGGCAGGCTATCGCCGGGGGCCAGCAGATCCAGATCCAGACGGTCGGGGCCCTGTCCCCGCCGCCGTCCCAGCAAGGCTCGCCGAGGGAGGGGGAGCGGCGGATCAGCACGGCCAGCGTTCTTCAGCCGGTGAAGAAACGCAAAGTGGATATGCCGATTACCGTGTCATATGCTATTTCTGGGCAGCCAGTTGCTACCGTGCTGGCTATTCCCCAGGGTCAGCAGCAGAGTTACGTGTCCTTAAGGCCAGACCTATTGACAGTGGACAGCGCTCACTTGTACAGTGCCACTGGGACCATCACCAGCCCGACCGGAGAGACCTGGACCATCCCCGTGTACTCTGCCCAGCCCCGCGGCGACCTGCAGCAGCAGAACATAACCCACATCGCCATCCCTCAGGAGGCCTACAACGCGGTCCACGTCAGTGGCTCACCGACAGCCTTAACGGCCGTGAAGTTGGAAGATGACAAGGATAAGATGGTGGGCGCCACATCCGTCGTGAAAAACTCGCACGAGGAAGTAGTGCAGACCCTGGCCAACTCCCTCTTTCCGGCGCAGTTCATGAATGGCAACATCCACATTCCGGTGGCGGTGCAGGCCGTAGCGGGGACCTACCAGAATACGGCGCAGACTGTGCACATATGGGACCCCCAGCAGCAGCCGACCCCACAGGAGCAgacgccgcagcagcagcagcagcagcagcagcagcagcagcttcaaGTAACCTGTTCA GAGGTCCCTGGGGAGCTGGATGAGGGAGTGCaagtgctttggagtcag GCTCAAGCTGTCCAGGTTGCCGAAGTTGAGCCACAACCACAGCCGCAGCCTTCACCCGAACTCCTGCTCCCAAATTCCCTGAAACCAGAAGAAGGGCTTGAGGTGTGGAAGAGCTGGGCGCAGACCAAGAacgctgagctggagaaggaggcccagaacaGACTAGCACCAATTGGGA GACGTCAGCTACTGAGGTTCCAAGAAGATCTCATCTCCTCGGCAGTGGCAGAGTTGAATTATGGGCTGTGTTTAATGACACGGGAAGCCCGCAATGGAGAAGGGGAGGCCTATGACCCAGATGTGCTGTACTACATCTTCCTGTGTATTCAGAAg TACCTGTTTGAAAATGGTCGAGTAGATGACATATTTTCCGATCTCTACTATGTCCGGTTCACCGAGTGGCTACATGAAGTTCTAAAGGATTTTCAGCCTCGGGTCACCCCCCTTG